In Anaerolineales bacterium, a genomic segment contains:
- the pth gene encoding aminoacyl-tRNA hydrolase gives MTDQNSGPPALYLIAGLGNPGRRYQANRHNIGFLALDRLAAMGGLSFSKSKEEALVCQGELAGRKVLLAKPQTYMNLAGRSVASLARYFAIPYEATLIVLDDMDLPLGRLRLKPSGSSGGHRGLQSILERTGTLEIPRLRIGIGRPPGRQAPASFVLENFGPGAQPVLMETLERAEACIRAYLDSGIQAAMTEFNRDAG, from the coding sequence ATGACTGACCAGAACTCGGGGCCGCCAGCGCTCTACTTGATCGCCGGATTGGGGAACCCCGGCCGCCGATACCAGGCCAACCGGCACAACATCGGCTTCCTGGCGCTCGACCGCTTGGCCGCCATGGGGGGGCTATCCTTCAGCAAGAGCAAGGAGGAGGCGCTGGTCTGTCAGGGCGAGCTTGCCGGCCGCAAGGTCCTCCTCGCCAAACCCCAGACCTACATGAACCTTGCCGGAAGGTCGGTGGCCAGCCTCGCCCGCTATTTCGCCATCCCGTATGAAGCGACCCTGATTGTGCTCGACGACATGGATCTCCCACTCGGTCGGCTCCGGTTGAAACCTTCGGGTTCCTCCGGCGGCCACCGGGGTCTGCAGTCCATCCTAGAGCGGACTGGCACGCTGGAAATCCCGCGGCTGCGGATCGGCATTGGGCGGCCGCCGGGACGCCAGGCGCCGGCCAGCTTTGTTCTCGAGAACTTCGGTCCCGGCGCGCAACCCGTGTTGATGGAAACGCTGGAGCGAGCCGAAGCCTGCATCCGGGCCTACCTGGACTCGGGGATTCAGGCCGCAATGACCGAGTTCAACCGCGACGCCGGCTAG